Proteins encoded by one window of Bacteroidota bacterium:
- a CDS encoding CotH kinase family protein yields the protein MNFLRALLIFLLPSLTFAQDPGDQIFSENQVLTIDLQFSQPGFWDSLVLNYDTETYMKASVTITDNLGDTSYSEIGIRLKGNSSYGHPGEKKSFKIDFNRYIDTFEYDGIKKLNFNNCFKDPTFMREKIYYDICKSENINAPRINYANVYMNDIFWGFYTVVEQVDDEFLKTHFDDKSENLFKAGDAFGMGGPSDEADLKYYGTDQLDYDGKYTLENNTDENNWSDLITLVDFINNSSDEVFVAELSEHVNVEQLMKSFALGNLFANLDSYLNSARNYYIYNKDSTGTWEWINWDCNEAFGSYPAGGAVTDMTELDPYYFGSNRPLLERIVSIDATKTIYEEYYCALRTSYFTDSYIQTQTDQLYTLIQPHVYADDNKMYTNSNFDTNIESDITVGGGPGGGTIYGLRSFISERNDWLDNVIDCSEITNNILENSETKIQIFPNPVQDILYFEYGELGDSPVVTIVNMQGITLFNMTMHESILNVSQLAAGMYVLRIETEGDPICKTFIKL from the coding sequence ATGAATTTCCTGAGAGCCCTCCTAATTTTCCTATTACCTTCCTTAACTTTTGCCCAAGATCCCGGAGACCAAATTTTTTCCGAAAACCAGGTGCTTACTATTGATCTTCAATTTTCTCAACCCGGATTCTGGGACTCTCTGGTATTGAATTATGATACGGAAACTTATATGAAAGCATCTGTAACAATAACAGATAATCTTGGTGATACTTCATATTCTGAGATTGGAATAAGGTTAAAGGGCAATTCAAGTTATGGCCATCCCGGTGAAAAAAAATCGTTTAAAATTGACTTTAACAGATATATTGATACATTTGAATACGATGGAATAAAAAAATTAAATTTTAATAATTGTTTTAAGGATCCCACATTTATGCGGGAGAAAATATATTATGATATCTGCAAGTCGGAAAATATAAATGCACCTAGAATTAATTATGCAAATGTTTACATGAATGATATTTTTTGGGGATTTTACACAGTGGTGGAACAGGTGGATGATGAATTTTTGAAAACGCATTTTGACGACAAATCAGAAAATCTATTTAAGGCCGGAGATGCATTCGGAATGGGTGGCCCCAGTGATGAGGCCGATCTTAAATATTACGGGACAGATCAATTGGATTATGACGGTAAATATACTTTAGAAAATAATACAGATGAAAATAATTGGTCCGACCTGATTACATTAGTCGATTTTATTAATAATTCCTCCGATGAGGTATTTGTTGCTGAGCTTTCAGAGCATGTTAATGTAGAGCAATTAATGAAAAGTTTTGCGCTGGGTAACCTGTTTGCAAATCTCGACAGTTATTTAAATTCTGCGCGTAATTATTATATATATAATAAAGATTCTACAGGCACCTGGGAATGGATCAACTGGGATTGTAACGAGGCATTTGGATCGTATCCTGCAGGTGGTGCTGTAACAGATATGACGGAATTGGATCCATACTATTTCGGATCAAACAGACCATTATTGGAACGTATCGTTAGTATAGATGCCACAAAAACAATTTATGAAGAATACTATTGTGCATTGCGTACTTCTTATTTTACCGATAGTTACATTCAAACTCAAACCGACCAACTTTATACATTAATTCAACCGCACGTTTATGCCGACGATAACAAAATGTATACAAATTCAAATTTTGATACAAATATTGAAAGTGATATCACTGTTGGTGGTGGTCCGGGCGGAGGAACAATTTATGGACTTAGGTCGTTTATAAGTGAAAGAAATGATTGGCTTGATAATGTTATCGACTGTTCGGAAATTACAAATAATATTTTAGAAAATTCGGAAACAAAAATTCAAATTTTTCCAAATCCGGTTCAGGATATTTTATATTTTGAATATGGGGAATTAGGAGATTCGCCTGTTGTAACAATTGTGAATATGC
- a CDS encoding lamin tail domain-containing protein, with protein MIKLLLYTALVSVCISSTAQVSIIIPGTPVVETFTGFTGSGFAPTPSSGQLDADNWQITGFSDGNLAFGGTRTTGDYARGVTGGNVTVGGIYGYSGGLGNQALYIQPAASDFVPGTITTRYLNITGTTITSVDFSYVIYNYNNEARSTSLKLSYSFDNISFTNVPSADFNSFGAADFLLYTFNRSVTIPGLSFLNGGTMYLKWTSDDVIGFTGNRDEIGLDNITLNAHTDPIPIPVINFNSELPFYDEGVGTISVDVQIATPHDCNAFIHINHDVTSAINGVDFILPEETEVSFSAGGGIIQTISIPILNDINPEYQDAIYLEIDSVSPGCSIGEPHFKLMFIDDNDDPVIADCSNLIISQYGEGSGVANNKVLEIYNPTPSAVDLSNYWVQIYLNGNLGPSYYFNCNGMLAAGDAYVITPEDANPALLAQADTVGGGAAFDGNDAVVLYQGPDMIDKIGIIGVDPGPGGWMVAAGSTTNNSLSRKSNIKMGQLDWTIGATEWNVLGTNNFSGLNTHVFDGCGCAVPTGIFVNMITNSSAKINWIAVAGATKYQIQYRPVGGGAWLKKNATTTSKNLTGLLANTVYQYKVKTICGASSSAFSPIANFTTLPLRSEINEEISSKTEIYPNPSNGKFQIVVAQDMYTDVEVEVYNILGTEVYREVFDNTNGKLEMDLTDLIPGQYIIRIKTDSFIETKKLFIN; from the coding sequence ATGATAAAATTATTACTCTACACAGCGCTGGTTTCCGTTTGCATCTCAAGTACAGCACAGGTTTCCATTATAATTCCGGGAACTCCTGTTGTTGAAACGTTCACCGGTTTTACAGGTTCAGGATTTGCTCCCACACCTTCAAGTGGACAATTGGATGCGGACAATTGGCAAATTACAGGCTTTTCTGATGGCAACCTTGCTTTTGGAGGAACTAGAACAACAGGTGATTATGCTCGCGGAGTAACGGGAGGAAATGTTACTGTTGGTGGTATTTATGGGTATAGTGGCGGGTTGGGAAATCAGGCTTTATATATTCAACCTGCAGCCTCAGATTTCGTTCCCGGAACTATTACAACTAGATATTTAAATATTACAGGAACTACAATTACATCTGTAGATTTTTCCTATGTTATTTATAATTATAATAATGAAGCAAGATCTACCTCCTTAAAACTTTCTTATTCATTCGACAATATCAGTTTTACTAATGTACCCTCTGCAGATTTTAACTCTTTTGGTGCAGCTGATTTTTTATTATATACATTTAATAGATCTGTTACAATTCCTGGCCTCTCCTTTTTAAATGGAGGTACAATGTATTTAAAATGGACCAGCGATGATGTAATAGGTTTTACTGGAAACAGAGATGAAATAGGTTTGGATAATATTACACTCAATGCGCACACAGATCCAATTCCAATTCCGGTAATTAATTTCAATTCAGAATTGCCATTTTATGATGAGGGAGTTGGAACTATTTCCGTTGACGTCCAAATTGCAACTCCCCATGATTGTAATGCATTTATTCATATTAATCACGATGTTACAAGTGCTATTAATGGAGTTGATTTTATATTACCTGAAGAAACAGAGGTTTCATTTTCTGCTGGAGGTGGAATTATACAAACAATATCTATCCCAATCTTGAATGACATCAATCCGGAATATCAGGATGCAATTTATTTAGAAATTGACAGTGTATCACCCGGCTGTTCCATTGGTGAACCACATTTTAAATTAATGTTTATTGATGATAATGATGATCCGGTAATTGCTGATTGCAGTAATTTAATTATTTCACAATACGGAGAAGGATCGGGTGTAGCAAATAATAAAGTTTTAGAGATATATAATCCAACACCGAGTGCAGTTGATCTTTCAAATTATTGGGTGCAAATTTATTTGAATGGAAATTTAGGACCGAGTTATTATTTTAATTGTAATGGAATGTTGGCTGCCGGTGATGCGTATGTGATAACTCCCGAAGATGCAAATCCTGCTTTATTAGCTCAAGCAGATACAGTTGGTGGCGGTGCTGCTTTTGATGGTAATGATGCAGTTGTTTTATATCAGGGACCTGATATGATAGATAAGATCGGAATTATTGGTGTTGATCCCGGACCCGGTGGTTGGATGGTTGCTGCTGGTTCAACAACAAATAATTCACTCTCACGCAAGAGCAATATTAAGATGGGACAATTAGATTGGACTATCGGCGCCACAGAGTGGAACGTTCTTGGAACAAATAATTTTTCAGGTTTAAATACCCATGTTTTCGACGGATGTGGTTGCGCTGTTCCTACGGGAATTTTTGTAAATATGATCACCAATTCTTCCGCAAAAATAAATTGGATCGCTGTTGCAGGCGCTACCAAATATCAAATTCAGTATCGTCCTGTTGGTGGTGGTGCATGGTTGAAAAAAAATGCAACTACAACATCAAAAAATTTAACGGGATTATTGGCAAACACTGTATATCAATATAAAGTTAAAACAATTTGTGGTGCGTCAAGTTCTGCATTTTCTCCTATTGCGAACTTTACAACACTTCCGTTGCGTTCTGAAATTAATGAGGAAATTTCATCAAAAACAGAAATTTATCCGAACCCATCAAACGGCAAATTTCAGATCGTAGTTGCTCAGGACATGTATACTGATGTGGAAGTGGAAGTTTATAATATTCTTGGTACGGAGGTCTATCGTGAAGTTTTTGATAACACAAACGGTAAATTGGAAATGGATTTAACAGATCTAATACCCGGACAGTATATTATCCGTATTAAAACCGATTCTTTTATCGAAACAAAAAAGCTTTTTATTAATTAA
- a CDS encoding pirin family protein, producing MAIQIYPVEKQIKGGFNDGEIVENKPIQMSHDKSKLQPYSNIFYWAHASATVTSTIGLHPHQGFEIMSFVLKGTIEHYDTKNKKWIPLKAGDVQIIRAGSGISHAEKITENSSIFQIWLDPDISKSFYQPATYNDYEAEMFPVITKNGFTIKTFKGEGAPLEMQTPGINIQEITFSSGSHKLELENDQIHSMYLMDGDMLLENRTLNPDDFIVVDEHNTLNFSSETGGKIFVISSLSEVPYETYVASR from the coding sequence ATGGCTATCCAAATTTATCCGGTGGAGAAACAAATAAAGGGTGGTTTTAACGACGGAGAGATCGTTGAAAACAAGCCTATACAGATGTCGCATGACAAAAGTAAATTGCAACCCTATTCCAACATCTTTTATTGGGCCCATGCGAGTGCAACTGTCACGAGTACTATAGGTTTGCATCCACATCAGGGTTTTGAGATCATGTCGTTCGTATTAAAGGGAACCATAGAACATTACGACACAAAAAACAAAAAATGGATTCCATTAAAGGCAGGTGATGTGCAGATAATTCGCGCCGGAAGTGGTATCAGTCATGCAGAAAAAATAACAGAAAATTCTTCTATATTTCAGATATGGCTAGATCCTGATATTTCGAAATCCTTTTATCAGCCAGCCACCTATAATGATTATGAAGCAGAGATGTTTCCTGTAATTACCAAAAATGGATTTACAATTAAAACATTTAAAGGAGAAGGTGCTCCTTTGGAAATGCAAACGCCGGGAATTAACATACAGGAAATAACTTTTAGTTCCGGTTCACATAAATTAGAACTGGAGAATGATCAGATACATTCCATGTATTTAATGGATGGAGATATGCTTTTAGAAAATAGGACATTAAATCCCGATGATTTTATTGTTGTGGATGAACATAACACGTTGAATTTCTCTTCCGAAACCGGTGGGAAAATCTTTGTAATAAGCTCCCTGTCTGAAGTTCCATACGAAACTTATGTGGCATCTAGATAA
- a CDS encoding NAD(P)/FAD-dependent oxidoreductase, translated as MQKTLAVIGGGAAGFFAAINAAESNPEIDIHIFEKGNNFLSKVKISGGGRCNVTNACFEPELLVSNYPRGKKELLGPFYIFNPEHTIEWFGKRNIKIVREEDGRMFPSTNSSQTIIDCFMEEAARHKIHLHLQTGIQEILRDEDGKWKLISSDKKEFLTDKLLITTGSSNQIWSILKQLGHTIVPPVSSLFTFNIKDPRINDLMGISVPNVTCSIENTKLTTSGPLLITHWGLSGPAILKLSAWAAVELNALQYNFQLRINFIPEYNYQSCLELLSANRKTSPKKTILLTNNFNLPNRLYKSICDFAEIPGVLNWSDISKEKIQLLSKLLTESIFEVRGKSNFKDEFVTCGGVKLQEVDFKTMQSKICPNLYFAGEVLNIDAVTGGFNFQAAWTTAFIAAKAIGINF; from the coding sequence ATGCAAAAAACACTTGCTGTGATTGGAGGAGGTGCTGCCGGATTCTTTGCGGCAATAAATGCTGCGGAATCGAATCCGGAAATTGATATTCATATTTTTGAAAAAGGAAATAATTTTCTCTCCAAAGTAAAAATTTCAGGGGGAGGAAGATGTAATGTAACAAACGCATGTTTTGAACCGGAATTATTGGTGTCGAATTATCCCAGAGGTAAAAAAGAATTATTAGGTCCATTTTATATTTTTAATCCTGAACACACAATTGAATGGTTTGGAAAAAGAAATATTAAAATTGTAAGGGAAGAAGATGGAAGAATGTTTCCTTCCACAAATTCTTCGCAAACTATAATTGATTGTTTTATGGAGGAGGCTGCGAGACATAAAATTCATTTACATCTTCAAACAGGTATACAGGAAATATTGAGAGATGAAGATGGAAAATGGAAATTAATATCCTCCGATAAAAAAGAATTTCTGACTGATAAATTATTAATTACAACGGGAAGCAGTAATCAGATATGGAGCATTCTGAAACAACTCGGGCATACAATTGTGCCTCCCGTTTCCTCATTATTTACATTTAATATTAAAGATCCAAGAATTAATGACCTGATGGGAATTAGTGTGCCGAATGTCACCTGTTCCATCGAAAATACAAAATTAACTACATCAGGACCCTTATTAATAACGCACTGGGGATTGAGCGGACCGGCAATTTTAAAACTTTCAGCATGGGCAGCAGTGGAACTTAATGCGTTACAATATAATTTTCAATTGCGAATTAATTTTATCCCTGAATATAACTATCAGTCGTGTCTAGAATTATTATCTGCCAACAGAAAAACATCTCCAAAAAAAACTATTCTTTTAACCAATAATTTTAATTTGCCAAACCGGCTATATAAAAGTATTTGTGATTTTGCGGAAATACCTGGTGTTTTAAATTGGAGTGATATTTCCAAAGAAAAAATTCAATTACTTTCAAAATTGCTTACGGAAAGTATTTTTGAAGTGAGGGGTAAAAGTAATTTTAAAGACGAATTCGTTACATGTGGAGGAGTTAAATTACAGGAGGTTGATTTTAAAACGATGCAAAGTAAAATTTGTCCCAACCTGTATTTTGCAGGTGAGGTATTAAATATTGATGCTGTAACGGGAGGATTTAATTTTCAGGCGGCTTGGACAACGGCATTTATTGCTGCGAAGGCTATTGGTATAAATTTTTAG
- a CDS encoding NAD(P)(+) transhydrogenase (Re/Si-specific) subunit beta, with protein sequence MEYYDILKICYLLGSISFIVGLKMLSKPDTAKKGNLFAGIGMTIAILGTILFHRDPETDESIGNLGYIAGAIVLGTVIGYFAAMKVKMTQMPQMVSLFNGMGGACAALIGIVEMSTHHPEEWGERLIIFLGLMIGSVSFAGSMIAYGKLEGKIKDYGSKFLQFFNNTFVFAILAVIIYASITAGLSDNIIWIIFGASLLYGVFFVLPIGGADMPVVISLLNSFTGVAAAFGGFLYDNQVMLTGGILVGSAGTILTILMCKAMNRSLWNVIIGAFSASGPGSKSTEGLSIREISVSDAAILCCYANKVTIIPGYGLAVAQAQHTCHEFEKALEAKGVEVNFAIHPVAGRMPGHMNVLLAEADVPYDKLKEMDDINPQLPNTDVVIVIGANDVVNPAAETDPSSPIYGMPIIKATTAKNVIVMKRSMAKGYAGIENELFYEAKTRMLFGDAKATLEKLIAEVKNV encoded by the coding sequence ATGGAATATTACGACATATTAAAAATTTGTTACTTACTCGGAAGTATCTCTTTTATTGTGGGATTAAAAATGCTTTCAAAACCTGATACCGCAAAAAAGGGAAATCTTTTTGCCGGAATAGGTATGACCATTGCAATTTTAGGAACAATATTATTTCACAGAGATCCGGAAACTGATGAAAGCATTGGCAACCTCGGTTATATTGCCGGTGCAATTGTTTTGGGTACGGTGATAGGATATTTTGCTGCGATGAAAGTGAAGATGACTCAGATGCCGCAAATGGTTTCTTTATTTAACGGTATGGGTGGTGCCTGCGCAGCATTAATTGGAATTGTGGAAATGAGTACACATCATCCGGAAGAATGGGGTGAAAGATTAATTATATTTTTAGGTTTAATGATAGGTTCCGTTTCTTTTGCAGGAAGTATGATCGCATACGGTAAATTGGAAGGAAAAATTAAAGATTACGGAAGCAAATTTTTGCAATTTTTTAATAACACATTCGTTTTTGCAATTTTAGCAGTTATTATTTATGCATCCATAACGGCCGGATTGAGTGATAATATTATCTGGATAATTTTTGGAGCATCATTACTATACGGAGTATTTTTTGTGTTACCGATCGGCGGTGCGGATATGCCGGTGGTAATTTCATTATTAAATTCATTTACAGGTGTTGCGGCTGCGTTTGGTGGATTTTTATACGACAATCAGGTGATGCTTACAGGTGGTATTTTGGTGGGAAGTGCTGGAACAATTTTAACGATATTAATGTGCAAAGCCATGAACAGAAGTTTGTGGAATGTAATTATCGGAGCATTCAGTGCAAGCGGACCAGGAAGTAAATCAACAGAAGGATTATCCATTCGCGAAATAAGTGTTTCCGATGCGGCAATATTATGTTGTTATGCAAATAAAGTAACAATTATTCCAGGATATGGTCTCGCAGTTGCACAGGCACAGCACACTTGTCACGAATTTGAAAAAGCGCTGGAAGCAAAAGGTGTTGAAGTAAATTTCGCCATTCATCCTGTTGCGGGTCGTATGCCCGGGCATATGAATGTATTATTGGCAGAAGCGGATGTGCCTTATGATAAATTAAAAGAGATGGATGATATCAATCCTCAATTACCAAATACGGATGTTGTAATTGTAATTGGAGCTAACGATGTTGTAAATCCTGCAGCAGAAACTGACCCCTCCTCTCCTATTTACGGAATGCCAATTATTAAAGCAACCACTGCAAAAAATGTAATCGTAATGAAACGAAGCATGGCAAAAGGATATGCGGGCATCGAAAACGAATTATTTTACGAAGCAAAAACGCGAATGCTTTTTGGTGATGCTAAAGCGACTTTGGAGAAGTTGATAGCGGAAGTGAAAAATGTATGA
- a CDS encoding NAD(P) transhydrogenase subunit alpha, translating into MQEIILLNAVDTVGAFLTALDTWDIIYILLLAAFLGVELISNVPAILHTPLMSGANAIHGVVIIGSIIVMGHAEPDNYLAIVLGFLAVVLGTLNVVGGFVVTNRMLQMFKKKK; encoded by the coding sequence ATGCAAGAAATTATTTTATTGAATGCCGTTGATACAGTTGGTGCATTTTTAACTGCACTCGACACCTGGGATATCATTTATATTCTTTTACTCGCAGCCTTTTTAGGGGTGGAATTAATTAGTAATGTTCCGGCAATTTTGCACACACCTTTAATGAGTGGTGCCAATGCAATTCACGGAGTTGTTATTATCGGTTCCATTATTGTAATGGGCCACGCTGAACCCGATAATTATCTCGCAATAGTGCTCGGATTTTTAGCCGTTGTACTTGGAACATTAAATGTTGTGGGAGGATTTGTGGTAACGAACAGAATGTTGCAGATGTTTAAAAAGAAGAAATAA
- a CDS encoding NAD(P) transhydrogenase subunit alpha, with the protein MIIGILGEGSADKRVAITPEHISSLLALKAQKIVVETNAGANASYPDADYTAKGAVIASRQTVMSDSDILIMIHPLESSELTGLKGKVLIGGFNPLVNKNFVTSCLNAGVSAFSLDVIPRTTRAQAMDILSSMATVAGYKAVLLAATTLPKFFPMFMTAAGTITPAKIVILGAGVAGLQAIATAKRLGAVVEASDVRTAAKEEVLSLGAKFIEVEGATEDKGAGGYAVEQSEEFKKRQQQKVQEHAAKADVVICTAQIPGRKAPILLQKETVMQMKPGSVIVDLAASTGGNCELTENGKTINVNGVTIIGDSNLQASMPFDASKMFGKNILNYIKLLIDKEGNINLNFEDDLVTGTCIAHNGEIKNERVKSVMTQPVS; encoded by the coding sequence ATGATAATAGGAATTTTGGGAGAAGGTTCAGCCGATAAACGTGTGGCTATCACACCTGAGCATATCTCCTCCTTACTGGCCTTAAAGGCACAAAAAATAGTTGTAGAAACCAATGCGGGCGCCAATGCCAGCTATCCTGATGCGGATTATACCGCAAAAGGTGCTGTTATTGCCTCCAGGCAAACCGTTATGTCAGATAGCGACATCCTGATCATGATCCATCCGCTGGAAAGCAGTGAGTTAACGGGTTTGAAGGGAAAAGTGCTGATAGGTGGTTTTAACCCACTTGTGAACAAAAATTTTGTTACCAGTTGTCTGAATGCAGGCGTATCTGCCTTCAGCCTCGACGTTATTCCAAGAACCACAAGAGCCCAAGCGATGGATATTTTGTCAAGCATGGCAACTGTGGCAGGTTATAAGGCAGTTTTACTTGCCGCAACCACTCTGCCGAAGTTCTTTCCGATGTTCATGACCGCCGCAGGAACCATTACCCCCGCTAAAATTGTAATTTTAGGAGCAGGGGTTGCCGGATTACAGGCTATTGCAACTGCTAAACGTTTAGGAGCAGTTGTGGAAGCGAGTGATGTAAGAACTGCAGCGAAAGAAGAAGTACTGTCCTTAGGAGCAAAATTTATTGAAGTGGAAGGCGCAACTGAAGATAAAGGCGCCGGTGGATATGCCGTTGAACAAAGCGAGGAATTTAAAAAACGTCAGCAACAAAAAGTGCAGGAACATGCTGCTAAAGCGGATGTTGTAATTTGCACGGCACAAATACCCGGACGTAAAGCACCTATATTATTGCAAAAAGAAACGGTTATGCAAATGAAACCCGGTTCTGTTATTGTGGATCTTGCTGCTTCTACCGGAGGAAATTGCGAATTAACGGAAAATGGCAAAACGATAAATGTGAATGGTGTCACTATAATTGGCGACAGCAATTTGCAGGCATCCATGCCTTTTGATGCAAGTAAAATGTTTGGAAAAAATATTCTGAATTATATTAAACTTCTCATCGACAAAGAGGGAAATATCAATCTGAATTTTGAAGATGATCTTGTTACCGGTACTTGCATAGCTCATAACGGCGAAATAAAAAATGAACGCGTTAAATCAGTAATGACTCAACCAGTTTCCTGA
- a CDS encoding T9SS type A sorting domain-containing protein, which yields MKTIRYINKWLPGATLFLLFFMWSGAILAQTGGAIYEVGPLMNKERIFPFSATLDDGRVVAFGGREVGFVSGINADIYDPESNTFTEVTMNYPHDGTCVLKLDDGRYLILGGSYDWGIPAITSTELFDPETDVFSVSGDMVYPRMQLAAAQLDNGKILIAGAWYNTEAATYGEIYDLTTGSSTLTGALLNPRAQTLVLPTDDGGAVVCGGWTSYGETMVMAVEYYDKSTNSFSLLSSELIPEDPGWITYSNMKVIADQRLDNDNYIMLAYRYDPDLEYALITFDPELKTFSKVATFNTTEDALTDGGIFDFVLDKDANYAYLLAADALFDPIHVGLIAVDLDNGNKYYPPDSYVLPVSEYLSPTLVFMPENDKILLMGISSATGSYFYATDKTYLLTPTINVGIENMEFTNQNIYCYPNPVMNNFTVYMSSILPDKYTINLVDIAGRTVWSEVKTESGTGEASWNFSGLNVPSGIYQLTISGKSDRFSIPVLVNK from the coding sequence ATGAAAACAATTCGATATATTAATAAGTGGTTGCCGGGTGCAACACTTTTTTTACTTTTTTTTATGTGGAGTGGTGCAATTTTAGCTCAAACAGGAGGTGCAATTTATGAAGTAGGACCGCTTATGAACAAGGAACGGATCTTTCCGTTTTCTGCAACTTTAGATGATGGCAGGGTGGTGGCTTTTGGCGGAAGGGAAGTGGGATTTGTTTCAGGTATAAATGCCGATATCTATGATCCTGAATCCAACACTTTTACAGAAGTTACCATGAATTATCCGCATGATGGAACCTGTGTTTTGAAACTGGATGATGGTCGTTATTTAATTTTAGGAGGAAGTTACGACTGGGGAATTCCTGCAATAACCTCCACCGAATTATTTGATCCAGAAACAGATGTTTTTAGTGTTTCAGGTGATATGGTTTACCCGAGAATGCAATTAGCAGCAGCTCAATTGGATAATGGTAAAATACTAATTGCAGGTGCTTGGTATAATACGGAGGCAGCTACCTATGGTGAAATTTATGACTTAACCACAGGAAGTTCTACTCTTACAGGTGCTTTGCTCAATCCAAGAGCCCAAACTTTAGTGTTGCCAACCGATGATGGAGGTGCAGTTGTTTGCGGAGGCTGGACAAGTTATGGAGAAACCATGGTGATGGCAGTGGAATATTATGATAAAAGTACAAATTCGTTTTCTTTATTAAGCAGCGAATTAATTCCTGAGGATCCGGGATGGATAACTTATTCCAATATGAAAGTGATAGCTGATCAACGTTTGGACAATGATAATTATATTATGTTGGCTTATCGTTATGATCCTGATTTGGAATATGCATTGATCACCTTCGATCCAGAATTAAAAACATTCTCAAAGGTTGCTACCTTCAACACGACTGAGGATGCATTAACTGATGGTGGAATTTTTGATTTCGTGCTGGATAAAGATGCAAATTATGCATATTTACTTGCAGCCGACGCATTATTTGATCCTATTCATGTTGGTTTGATAGCAGTTGATCTGGATAACGGAAATAAATATTATCCGCCGGATTCTTATGTTTTACCTGTCTCTGAATATTTAAGCCCAACTCTTGTTTTCATGCCTGAAAATGATAAAATATTATTAATGGGCATAAGCTCTGCAACCGGTTCTTATTTTTATGCAACCGATAAAACCTATCTCTTAACTCCAACAATTAATGTTGGTATTGAAAATATGGAATTCACAAATCAGAATATCTATTGTTATCCAAATCCTGTAATGAACAATTTTACAGTTTATATGAGTTCAATTTTACCTGACAAATACACCATTAATTTAGTGGATATTGCAGGTAGAACAGTTTGGTCGGAAGTTAAAACAGAATCCGGAACCGGCGAGGCAAGTTGGAATTTTTCCGGCTTAAATGTTCCATCCGGAATCTATCAATTGACAATTTCAGGAAAAAGCGATCGATTTAGCATTCCTGTATTAGTAAATAAATAA